ctttatttattcattcttTTTACAGTATTTTTCTCGATTCGTTTTTTTGCAAATACTGGTTCTTATCcatcaaaaaaactttttagTCAGTTATTGTAAATTGGTATAAAAATGCAACTTGAGACATATGGTAGTTATACCGAATTGTATGCGATAatgacttttatattttagacataTTCATTGCACTTAAACTTCGATtacttttttggccttttaaacattttttgattacagcgtcactgacgagtgacagtcttttgtagacgaaacgcgcgtctggcgtacatataaaatataaatcctggtatctatgattagtttatcTGCAATCAACCCGCATAAAGCATGGAAAATGCTCGGATGaatgttttcttatataaaCTTGAATCAGTAACttaaaatctttgttttaatttccgatttatatatttcatttacacCACATCTCCATGATAGaggaaataaacatttttcatattctcTATTAGCCCCATTCAAACCCTATTTTATGATACTTACCTGTAACCGGTGGACCTAGGAATGACGATAAACCTTGACACAAGACAACCAAACCAAACGAACTTGATAACTTCTCTATACCCATCAGTTCTACCATTATAATGGAACGTAATGATACAAATGCAGCTACAATAAAACACAAAGGTTAGTTctctcgtttgaaatgtttctattattttgaaataaacacgAAACAAATGTGTTATCTTATGAAGTGAGGTCTATCTTCTTGTAAAATTGTggttgaatgtaaaaaaaatatcttgtcaTTGATTATAGTCAATTTATAGTTTGTGTTTCTGTTATCTCAGTTACACAgtgaaaaacaatgttttgatgTTAGAGACTCAGACTGTATGCTAGGCtaaaaatgtctttttgtttttttctatgtgtCGTTGTGGTATTGTCTTTCTTTAAGACCAAACAATAGTTTTATACAAAGTTATTTTACTTGCATAAAAGACCTATTAACTTAAAGtatcaaacaaaaatgcaaGGTCGATAATCAAtgcatattataaattttgtttaaacgtTGATATTTAAGTaccacaaacatgacaaatcaaACAGatactttaaatgtattcatcaaaaccttttttttttaaaagcgtTACGTTTGTACTAGTAACCTGAAATTTTGTACCGGTTATGTCGAACAGAGTTCTTGTCATCAAATATTTTGTAGAATATCTACACAATAATATTTTTCCAATAATTACCGAACAATTGGCAGACAACGATTGCGCAAACACAATGTAGCAGATGGTATCTGTACGTCTGTGACTATTATACGAACTATAATATATCCCAGCTGTGCATATACTAACGTAATTGTAATGTGTAGGGGTATTTTGAACGAAAATCTTGATTAATTTCGTAATTGCTTGctattttaatcaaaatgagCCATTCTGGTATCGGGTATGATTATACATCTGAAGAAATTTTATCTTTGAATGTCTGAttattcaatagttttcatacAATTTATTGACGACTATCAAATAAATAGTTCATGCTTTGACAATTCATTAAAAAccatcattattatatatttaccaATTCCAGAGCCAAACAAAATGGAATATGTGATTAAAACTCCATATATTCTATAAAATGGGACAAATGCAGTTGTTCCACCGGCTAAGATTAAAGCCATGTTGTTGATAAGGAGACAATCTGCCCATGGTCTATCAGATATAAACCCTACAGCTAATCGAGCTACGGTGTTTGCGATACCTATCAAAGAAATCAACAGAGCCTGTTCGCCCGACGATAGTCCAACCGATTTAGCATAATCTGGTAGAAAGTTAAACGGGATGAAAAAACctgcaaatattaaaaataattgttaagatACGTTTAAGATATAAATCACGACAAAGAAGGGTCAGTGAAGATTTCAACACCTGGATATATTATTTGCATAGTATGTTTTAACTCCGAGCAATActtaaaaatgtacatttatacaGATGCTAttgttatcaaatatgaaatctttaaaaaaaaaatactaacgGCTACAAGAGAGATAAAATTGTGATTTAAAGCAATCATTAGATTTGTTAGACATGACCAAAGGCAAACTTCAAGAAAGATATGGGAGGGGTCATAGGATTTAAAGCCTTTTTTCTATGAGAGGTATGTAAAGTTCATGCTTTGCATGAAATAGTTATAGCTCAATTAAAGGGTAGCTTCTTTATACAGGAAAACTATTATACTATACCAAAATACttatataatacaaatgtatctaTTCGAATAGTTTTCAACTGTActaggattaaaatttaatacgccagacgcgcgtttcgtctacataagactcatcagtgacgctccgcTCAAaataataaagccaaacaaatacaacgatgaagagcattgaggacccaaaattccaaaaaaatgtgccaaatatcGCTTAGGTATTTTTTAATTCCTGGGATTTAATCCAttgttttctacataagaaaatgcctgtattaagttaggaatatgacagttgttattcattcgtttgatggatttgagcttttgattttgccatttgcttaggTATttcccgttttgaattttctttgacGTTcggtatttttgagattttacttttttcatgatATATAGTCGTTTTCATTAGTATTCTCAGTTTAGTTATTAAATCAGAAGTTTATTTGTGACTGACTCTCACCGAAAGTGACTTAACTCTTAGCTAGCTTACTTTAATTGACCAACACGCCATAGAACTATATCCTCTTTCGAAGCACCTGAGTTCTCTAAACATTTTTGTTGGATGCGTGTTACCTTTTTAAACTTTGATTtacagtgattttttttgtggtatttgatatttcattgttaaagcTGTTGCCACTGGTCGTGCTTTTGGCTATATTCTTTGTCTTaaattacaataattattgCTTACTTTTCCTTGTACAAAGTTCAACGTCATTTACTTCGATTTTGTGATTTCGCACGTTTAAACACTATTAATGTGTTCGCCTATTAGTAAATGTTAACCATTTGGAAAATTGATTACAAGTGACACATGCATGGTATTGGAATTGTAATGAATTAAATACGAATTCGCTgatgttgttgttttctttcatttacatagTGCACtcaaattattataatacattatatatatataaattacataatttgTACTTACCAAACATACAgagaaaacatgaaatcccaTATACTACAAATGTTGGACTCTTCAGCaaagaaaagtcaaatgataacaaaatagattttaaaaattgaatacaaGAATTTGATTCTTTCGTCTTTTCTTCATCTTTGATCGTCATTTTCTTCACATATTCACATTCATTTTTAGACTCGGTATATTCTGGAATGTGATGTAAACTACCACTATAGAATATATCTTTTCTAGCTAAAGGATTTAATGTATCTACATGTCTgtgatgtacatgtagtttttgTGCACCATAAATGTCCTGACTCCTTGCTAAACGGCATACATTGTTTCCTAGGTCACCGTTCTGACCTACTTTAATTTCTTGTGATTTACACCTGTAAATTGGATTTTCCACTTTTAAGTCTACTTTTATCGTTTGTAAAAGCGGATCCGTGTGTCCATTTGCACATTTGCCGTTAGTTTCACTAATTACCTTTGGTATTGTTCTACGTCGTTTTGGTAAAGGTCGGTAAAAGcaacaaaatattacaccaTTTAAAACAATACCGGAAATTACCCATAAAGCTCCCTGCCAAGAATATTCGTTGATTAGAAAAACACATAAAGGAGCAAAGACAAAGCCACCTATTCCAGAACCACACACGGCGATACCAGTAGCGAAAGCCCGCCTTTTCTCAAAGTAATATCCTACCATTATTATAGCAGGTAAGTAAGCTAGACCAAAACCTCCTCCTACAAGATAAAAGGTTGTGCATTATTCATAGTTATAGATACATGTTTATGTGAACTTTGTATTTGAAGACAGGGTTTTGGACCAACAGAGTACAACTTTCTGTTATTTCGAGAGTTCTTAATCTAGAAAGTTGCAACCTTATtctcttaaacatgttaaaatataatgttcgcaaaagtttaatcaacatatgaaaaacaattattgataCGTCTAGAAATTATAAATTGCAATTGGAACACTGATTTGCCGGATGGACAGAGTGCAAATCTGAAGTCCCCTTCAACTCCGTCTGTAGTGGACCAAAAGAGGGATTTTTGTATACAATAAATTACGGTCCATGTTGCATCTTTCTCTTCAAAGGGTAATGCATAAACTGTCAATCCACATACCATAGCTATATCATGTGTTATCttgaaaactttttattatttatgtttccATATAATTGCTCTtttattgtcaataaaaaaataagaaaataaataaatgctcTGTTCAAAACACGAATTAGAAATACATGCATGATTACGTGGAAATGGAGTTTATCGCTAATTCTGCTGATTTAAGATGTGCAATATTTTATTCCGAAAATCTATAGTTCACATCTGTatatcaatacaatacaataatttGTGCTGATGCGCTTCTGATAATGTTAAGTAAACTGAAACAAAACAGCATGGTACTTTCAAgatatggaaaataaaatataaacagaaaaatgCATATGATATCGGACAACAGCGAcatataaagataaagataagataaagatattttatttcgtaATCATAGGGCTCATAACAAGCATGTAATcacataaagtaaaaataaaaagcctTTCTCTCCCACTCGCATACACTCACACATACAACTATCGTTCTGATTAAGGATGACATATGATCGTACATGCCAGGGTAAAAAATTGAAACGAGTCGGATCTCAGATACATGTCTCGAAATCTTATAACACTAACCTGCAATACCGCCATACAGGAAAATCATCAAATCTAAGTTTGTAGAAAACGTACACAGAAACAAACCAGCAGCTGCCATAAAACTACCAAATACAGCTACTCTACGTGCTCCAAATTTCTTTACAAATGCACTTGAAATTGGACCTGaaatcaaatttaagaatttgaaCTTTTAGAAAATGGCATGAGAAAGTGGAAACGTTCACACCCTTTCTACATTTCAAAATAGCAAGGCTCTATCTAAACAGCCCGACTCAATAATTTCATattcatacatttaaatatttactacaGTGCTCGGGCTAATACATTATTCAGGCTAAACTTTGAAATTTAGAGGTTAAGTGGACGGCCCGAATTTGTATACACAGTAACATATCAATTCAAACTTCCAAACTGTTTTCTACAAATAGGTTTATTCTGTAGATTCGTTTATCTCTTTGCTGATGATTTTGCGTTTATAGAGCTTTAATTTGTGTAGATGTCGTTTTGGTTGTTGTTGTCATGttttgatataaacatttttacaaacagatgtggtatgattgcaattgCTACAACTTTCTACCAGGAACTAAATTACGTAGATTATATCCACCATAGTTCACATTACGACCTTCAACAGTAAGCAAATCCAATATCGCATTACTATATAATGATTTTGATGGTCAAGTTTAATTTCAGTGTTGTTGACGTTTATCCAACAACTTTTGAATAACACAGATAACATATAGCCTTCAATGTATTATTCATTGCCTAGTAACCGATTTACAATTGAGTTcttctgattttttaaaacgtttttCCTGATCTATAGATCCACTTGTATTTCGATAGgtttaaacataaaacatatactatacaatataattttacacattaaataaaacagtttgttcattttattttatacaatagCCTTGATACATTTGTGATATCTACTTTATCATATCCTTTGTACATATTTTGACATATCTTTTGATAAATGGTGAAGAAATTATGTTCGTAGCCTTATTAATAACGTGAACCACAAAGATACTGACAGAGGTTATGCCGAGTTGACCTAGCATCTCTTCTTAATCTATTTTAAGCAGGCTACATGTACGTTGTTTATACCAGCGATATAGAATTCATGATAGTTTGATACACAATGGAGGATAAAGGCCGAGAGCATGTCGATCGTTCTGTTAATTTAACAGAGAAAAATACTttgc
This is a stretch of genomic DNA from Mytilus trossulus isolate FHL-02 chromosome 6, PNRI_Mtr1.1.1.hap1, whole genome shotgun sequence. It encodes these proteins:
- the LOC134720943 gene encoding monocarboxylate transporter 12-like encodes the protein MPESRKEEEETECDSDVPLPPDGGWGWVVTFSSFMISFLVDGVCFTFGLFLPYFLDHFGGSKGKTALLGSVMNGMYLSFGPISSAFVKKFGARRVAVFGSFMAAAGLFLCTFSTNLDLMIFLYGGIAGGGFGLAYLPAIIMVGYYFEKRRAFATGIAVCGSGIGGFVFAPLCVFLINEYSWQGALWVISGIVLNGVIFCCFYRPLPKRRRTIPKVISETNGKCANGHTDPLLQTIKVDLKVENPIYRCKSQEIKVGQNGDLGNNVCRLARSQDIYGAQKLHVHHRHVDTLNPLARKDIFYSGSLHHIPEYTESKNECEYVKKMTIKDEEKTKESNSCIQFLKSILLSFDFSLLKSPTFVVYGISCFLCMFGFFIPFNFLPDYAKSVGLSSGEQALLISLIGIANTVARLAVGFISDRPWADCLLINNMALILAGGTTAFVPFYRIYGVLITYSILFGSGIAAFVSLRSIIMVELMGIEKLSSSFGLVVLCQGLSSFLGPPVTGSFADKSGDYSITFYMAGVSLALAGIICIPLRRISAWEKNKNKQKLAQEYLNQNGKSCEEKILLEKS